A region from the Rosa rugosa chromosome 6, drRosRugo1.1, whole genome shotgun sequence genome encodes:
- the LOC133717143 gene encoding cytochrome b561 and DOMON domain-containing protein At3g61750: MANSGTWLLVLRLCALLLFLEAKVFVLGGDDSNVQGGNTIDGSGGVSEICVNNDLASFMPPPYGNSSDIVCRPIWNTFVLRYTQTEDHVMNIILSAVYTTGWVGMGFSRDGLMVGSSAIVGWVNRKGHARIKQYYLQGSKSSQVIPDKGELPLTGIPATVVLHGPRIYLAFQLKFLAHLSRQPLILAVGSGYPKHNNHLTKHTDKTTIKFDFSAGSASEAPSDFGQMKKNHGILAIFGWGIIIPLGAIVPRYFKHKDPLWYYLHSIIQFVGFVIGLAAVVLGQKLYNKIDANFQTHRAIGIFVLVLIILQILAFFLRPGKDAKIRKYWNWYHHWFGRFAIFFAAVNIVLGINIGAAGIEWKISYGFFLSGILIAVIVLEVLARMRRTENKNMPPNFQMNPVP; this comes from the exons ATGGCGAATTCGGGGACTTGGCTCTTGGTTTTGAGGTTATGTGCTCTTCTCCTTTTCTTGGAGGCCaaggtttttgttttgggtgGTGATGATAGTAATGTCCAGGGTGGTAATACTATAGATGGGTCTGGTGGAGTATCAGAGATTTGTGTTAATAATGATCTGGCTAGTTTCATGCCACCACCATATGGTAATTCATCTGATATAGTCTGCAGGCCTATTTGGAACACTTTTGTTTTGAGG TACACCCAAACTGAAGATCATGTAATGAACATTATATTATCTGCTGTGTACACCACTGGGTGGGTAGGAATGGGATTTTCCAGAGATGGATTGATGGTTGGTTCAAGTGCCATAGTGGGATGGGTTAATAGAAAAGGCCATGCAAGAATTAAGCAATACTATTTGCAAGGTTCAAAGTCTTCGCAAGTTATACCAGACAAAGGTGAATTGCCACTTACTGGTATTCCTGCTACTGTTGTGCTTCATGGCCCTAGGATTTACTTGGCATTCCAGTTGAAATTCCTAGCTCATCTTTCTCGGCAACCTCTTATCTTGGCCGTTGGAAGCGGTTACCCCAAGCACAACAACCACTTAACAAAACACACCGATAAAACCACCATCAAGTTCGACTTCTCTGCAG GTTCTGCATCTGAGGCACCTAGTGATTTTGGCCAGATGAAGAAGAACCATGGAATATTGGCCATATTTGGATGGGGTATAATCATTCCTTTGGGGGCAATTGTCCCAAGATACTTCAAGCACAAGGACCCCTTGTGGTACTATCTCCATTCAATTATTCAATTTGTGGGATTTGTCATTGGCCTTGCAGCAGTGGTACTTGGACAAAAACTCTATAATAAAATAGACGCCAATTtccaaacacatagagcaattGGAATCTTTGTTCTTGTGCTTATTATCCTTCAG ATATTGGCATTCTTTCTAAGACCAGGCAAGGATGCCAAGATTAGAAAGTACTGGAATTGGTACCACCACTGGTTTGGAAGGTTTGCAATCTTCTTTGCAGCTGTGAACATAGTTCTGGGGATCAACATTGGAGCTGCAGGCATTGAATGGAAGATTAGTTATGGATTTTTTCTCAGCGGAATTCTTATCGCAGTCATTGTTTTAGAAGTTTTGGCAAGGATGAGGAGGacagaaaataagaatatgccTCCAAACTTCCAAATGAATCCGGTTCCATAG
- the LOC133718066 gene encoding uncharacterized protein LOC133718066, whose translation MAMGAMRMEWSAASATKAYFDTIKLCNDRRRQCDSVKLTQEPGSNEFVSALAAGMKAKLIVEVTSSASPSTIALAAAAKHTGGKLVCILPEPDLAESKKVIKDSGLKDLVEFKTGDPFELLTNYENIDFSLVDCKNDEYAGLMKLLDVNPRKSVVVATNLVGERKGFEGHVKGVKEERVVVRSMKHPIGKGMQVTMIGKEDWGGGRVSNEAEKRGGFKKRNGNKSKWLVKVDEKSGEEHIFRIRG comes from the coding sequence TGCAATGATCGCAGAAGACAATGTGACTCAGTGAAGTTAACACAAGAGCCAGGGAGCAATGAATTCGTGTCAGCCTTGGCAGCAGGCATGAAAGCCAAGCTCATAGTGGAGGTGACATCAAGTGCTTCCCCATCTACAATTGCCTTAGCAGCTGCTGCAAAACACACCGGAGGCAAATTGGTTTGCATCCTTCCGGAGCCAGATCTAGCTGAATCAAAGAAAGTGATCAAAGACTCCGGCCTAAAAGACTTGGTAGAATTCAAGACCGGTGACCCTTTTGAGCTATTGACGAATTACGAGAACATTGATTTCTCTCTGGTTGATTGCAAGAATGATGAGTACGCAGGGTTGATGAAGTTGCTGGATGTTAATCCGAGAAAATCAGTGGTTGTGGCTACTAACTTGGTTGGTGAAAGAAAAGGATTCGAAGGACATGTGAAGGGAGTGAAGGAGGAGAGGGTTGTCGTGAGGTCGATGAAGCATCCCATTGGAAAAGGTATGCAGGTCACCATGATCGGAAAGGAAGATTGGGGTGGTGGAAGAGTTTCGAATGAAGCAGAAAAAAGGGGTGGTTTCAAGAAGAGGAATGGTAATAAGAGCAAATGGCTTGTCAAGGTTGATGAGAAGAGTGGTGAGGAACATATCTTTAGGATTCGTGGCTAA